A single genomic interval of Pseudopipra pipra isolate bDixPip1 chromosome 29, bDixPip1.hap1, whole genome shotgun sequence harbors:
- the IQGAP3 gene encoding ras GTPase-activating-like protein IQGAP3 isoform X1: MGASSTSSAKGSQTCSCVPLSAGSGPPPPGASSGCQLWPLFGKKGSWKLFLQPPEGPGWCHRHAGASPMWLWEAAVPKACLPFPDLSLGGHGGFQKPPQAEGSDGHPHHCPGERLTAAEMDEQRRQNVAYQYLCRLEEAKRWMEACLGEGLPPPTELEETLRNGVLLAKLGHCFAPAVVPLKKIYDCEQTRYKAAGLHFRHTDNINYWRDAMSHVGLPSVMSPLCSPQPRDTLASALWQHRGECWCGRGSLSLPLTLGHHPAQGPSRCHPHLSCLLSFWQIFHPETTDIYDKKNMPRVVYCIHALSLYLFKLGLAPQIQDLYGKVNFTEEEINNMKRELEKYGLQLPAFSKIGGILANELSVDEAAVHAAVLAINEAVDQGVVAQTMETLRNPSAMLQDLRGELAGAYQEVLHRAKLEKGSNARNRYLQVIPEGEDVYDWCLTQAEIQGNINKVNVHGALEEVDDALQRQDVPALHRVLQDPVLALRCLQRDNLQLYLEQLSMDREQKALDLGYLEMLDQKEVQAGILTANRRGEEERAMLLAVSRINAAIRRGMLAETLEALMDPAAQLPDVHPSAAPLYQHQLALLQRQHPQGELAQEELFVAVEMLSAVALVNQALDVGDPDGLWSSLVSPALGLSGVEDANAQRYFEDLQQLKGQPRGAGAEFLSWNDIQDSVNSTNSLVQDENDRVHAVRLVNEALLQADPEKTLAALLLLEAALPDIALPTAQRYHDVLSRARRQKAQAMGDDGAVLWWEEIQEGVCRANQDTVAARRMALGIAAINQAIKEGKTAQTLRVLRNPDVALCGVVSACAGAYQEQLAALVATKRPAGSEKLYWIRHRLPDGAEYYLSLKTFEGSWQCPRDSGLNTTHLSREEIQLVVTRVTAAHDRECLWASNTSFVVRLQARIRGFLVRREFAVRRHILREQQPAAVRIQACWRGYKQRRAYLERLCYLRANAEAAIKIQAGVRMWQARRKYQERLRYFRQNIKAVIKIQAFVRANKARGDYRMLVHTRRPPLSIVRRFIHLLEQSQHDFWEESEVLRLQEEVVKRIRASRQLESDLDLMDIKIGLLVKNRITLQEVVSHCKKLTKKNKEQLSEMMSIDKQKGLKSLSKEKRQKLEAYQHLFYLLQTQPVYLARLIFQMPQNKSTKFMESVIFTLYNYASNPREAYLLLQLFKVALQEEVRWVSMGVLVWGQAWAKAEPRASSWMQLSPLATPSCLENTHTGPSPHPICPVSLPRSKVDHVHDILTGNATVIRLVVSFYRNTRGQNALRQILGGPVQEVLQDKALGIRTDPVDIYKAWINQAESQSGQRSKLPYEVSPEQALSHPEVQRRLDISIQNLLAMTDKFVSAITSSVDKIPYGMRYMAKILRTSLTEKFPKAPAEEIDKIVGNLLYYRFMNPAVVAPDGFDIVDISAGATLHPEQRRSLGSIAKVLQHAAARKAFDGENAHLCGVNQYLEDTHNKFRRFISAACCVPEPEERFNMDEYSEMVAVAKPVIYITVGELINTHKLLLEHQDSIAPHHGDPLHELLEDLDEIPTVQSLVGESVASLADSGAEQVLSQLSRTEISLTLTGKLLPAASSEESDTRSLLLSTKQMLVDVIQSQSGDSLPEILWTQALEHEEAAHDRLVHRRVLQDAQTPTQLKWHRSLAANGQLSMEEKKRKIIRNLRHLESLGLVDSAHQYQELIDELAKDIRNQRRHRQHRRAELLKLRQTLHSLDAKTLFYEEQIDYYNQYIKTCLDNLAASNKVSRKSKKLPSLHYTAARLLEKGVLLEIQDLPPSQFKNVIFDIIPCEESGKFQVKAKFMGIDMEHFQLHYQDLLQLQYEGVAVMKMFGKAKVNVNLLIFLLNKKFFKK, translated from the exons ATGGGTGCCTCCAGCACCAGCAGTGCCAAAGGATCCCAAACCTGCAGCTGTGTCCCCCTGAGTGCTGGCTCTGGGCCCCCGCCCCCTGGTGCCAGCTCTGGGTGCCAGCTGTGGCCGTTATTTGGGAAAAAGGGAAGTTGGAAACTTTTCCTCCAACCGCCTGAAGGGCCTGGCTGGTGTCACCGTCATGCTGGTGCCTCCCCCATGTGGCTgtgggaggctgctgtgccaAAAGCCTGCCTCCCTTTCCCAGATCTTAGTTTGGGTGGCCATGGGGGCTTCCAAAAGCCCCCCCAAGCAGAGGGCTCTGACGGGCACCCCCATCACTGCCCAGGTGAGCGCCTGACTGCGGCCGAGATGGACGAGCAGAGGAGACAGAACGTTGCCTACCAGTACCTCTGTCGCCTGGAGGAAGCCAAGCG CTGGATGGAGGCCTGCCTGGGTGAGGGGCTGCCTCCCCCCACTGAGCTGGAGGAGACCCTGCGCAACGGGGTCCTCCTGGCCAAGCTGGGCCACTGCTTCGCCCCGGCTGTGGTCCCGCTGAAGAAGATCTATGATTGTGAGCAGACTCGGTACAAG GCAGCTGGGCTTCACTTTCGGCACACGGATAACATCAACTACTGGCGTGATGCCATGAGCCATGTGGGCCTTCCCTCGGTAATGTcccccctctgctctccccagccaagggacACGCTGGCCTCTGCCCTGTGGCAGCACCGTGGGGAGTGCTGGTGTGGCAGGGGGTCTTTGTCTTTGCCCCTCACCCttgggcaccatcctgcccaGGGACCGTCTCGATGCCATCCCCACCTGAGCTGTCTCTTGTCTTTCTGGCAGATCTTCCACCCAGAGACCACCGACATCTATGACAAGAAGAACATGCCCCGGGTGGTCTACTGCATCCACGCACTCAG CTTGTACCTCTTCAAGCTGGGGCTGGCTCCTCAGATCCAGGACCTGTATGGCAAAGTGAATTTCACAG aggAGGAGATCAACAACATGAAGCGTGAGCTGGAGAAGTATGGGCTGCAGTTGCCTGCCTTCAGCAAGATCGGTGGCATTTTGGCCAATGAGCTCTCAGTGGATGAAGCAGCAG TCCATGCCGCAGTGCTGGCGATCAACGAAGCTGTGGATCAGGGGGTGGTGGCCCAGACGATGGAGACCCTCCGCAACCCCAGTGCGATGCTGCAGGACCTGCGTGGGGAGCTGGCAGGTGCCTACCAGGAGGTGCTGCACCGGGCGAAGCTGGAGAAGGGCAGCAATGCCAGGAACAGG TATCTGCAGGTGATCCCTGAGGGAGAGGATGTCTATGACTGGTGTCTGACCCAGGCTGAAATCCAAGGGAACATCAACAAAGTGAACG TGCACGGGGCTCTGGAGGAGGTGGACGAtgccctgcagagacaggatGTGCCAGCACTGCACCGGGTGCTGCAGGACCCCGTCCTGGCCCTGCGCTGCCTCCAGCGCGACAACCTCCAGCTCTACTTGGAGCAGCTCAGCATGGACCGGGAGCAGAAGGCACTG GACCTGGGCTACCTGGAGATGCTGGACCAGAAGGAGGTGCAGGCAGGGATCCTCACAGCCAACAGGAGGGGCGAGGAGGAGCGAGCCA tgctgctggctgTCAGCCGGATCAACGCCGCCATCCGCCGAGGGATGCTGGCTGAAACCCTGGAAGCGCTGATGGACCCTGCGGCGCAGCTGCCCGATGTGCACCCCTCTGCTGCCCCCCTGTACCAGCACCAGCTGGCCCTGCTGCAGCGCCAGCACCCACAG GGTGAGCTGGCACAGGAGGAGCTGTTCGTGGCTGTGGAGATGCTCTCGGCTGTGGCGCTGGTCAACCAAGCCCTGGATGTCGGGGATCCCGACGggctctggagcagcctggtcagccctgccctgggcctcTCGGGAGTTGAGGATGCAAATGCACAACG GTACTTTGAGGACTTGCAGCAGCTGAAAGGCCAGCCTAGGGGAGCGGGAGCTGAATTCCTGAGCTGGAATGACATTCAGGACAGTGTGAACAGCACCAATTCATTGGTGCAGGATGAAAATGACA GAGTCCACGCGGTCAGGCTGGTCAACGAGGCGCTGCTGCAGGCAGACCCCGAGAAGACGCTGgcggcgctgctgctgctggaggctgcCCTACCCGACATCGCCCTCCCAACCGCCCAGCGCTACCACGACGTCCTGTCCCGGGCACGGAGGCAGAAAGCCCAG GCCATGGGGGATGACGGAGCTGTGCTTTGGTGGGAAGAGATCCAGGAAGGAGTCTGCCGGGCTAACCAGGACACAGTGGCAGCCAGAAGGA TGGCTCTGGGCATTGCTGCCATCAACCAGGCCATCAAGGAAGGGAAGACGGCGCAGACGCTGCGGGTGCTGCGCAACCCTGACGTGGCCCTGTGTGGTGTGGTGAGCGCCTGTGCCGGTGCCTACCAGGAGCAGCTGGCGGCTCTGGTGGCCACCAAGAGACCGGCAG GGAGTGAGAAGCTGTACTGGATCCGGCACAGGCTGCCAGACGGTGCCGAGTACTACCTGAGCCTGAAGACCTTTGAGGGCAGCTGGCAGTGCCCACGCGACAGCGGCCTCAACACCACACACCTGAGCCGGGAGGAGATCCAG TTGGTTGTCACCCGAGTGACGGCAGCGCACGACCGGGAGTGCCTGTGGGCATCCAACACCTCCTTCGTGGTGAGGCTGCAGGCTCGGATCCGGGGCTTCCTTGTTCGCCGGGAGTTCGCGGTACGACGGCACATCCTGCgggagcagcagccagctgCCGTCAGGATCCAG GCTTGTTGGAGGGGGTACAAGCAACGCAGAGCTTACCTGGAGAGGCTGTGTTACCTGCGAGCCAACGCAGAGGCTGCAATCAAG ATCCAGGCGGGTGTGAGGATGTGGCAGGCTCGGAGGAAGTACCAGGAGAGGCTGCGCTACTTCAGGCAGAAT ATTAAAGCTGTAATTAAAATCCAGGCTTTTGTGCGAGCGAACAAGGCCCGTGGGGATTACAGGATGCTGG TCCATACCAGGAGGCCACCACTGAGCATCGTCCGGCGCTTCATCCACttgctggagcagagccagcatGACTTCTGGGAGGAGTCAGAGGTGCTGcggctgcaggaggaggtggtgAAGAGGATCCGTGCCAGCCGGCAGCTGGAGAGTGACCTGGACCTCATGGACATCAAGATCGGGCTGCTGGTCAAGAACAGGATCACGCTGCag GAGGTGGTCTCCCACTGCAAGAAGCTGACAAAGAAGAACAAGGAGCAGCTCTCAGAGATGATGTCCATAGACAAGCAAAAGGGGCTCAAGTCACTCAGCAAGGAGAAGCGGCAGAAGCTGGAGGCCTACCAGCACCTCTTCTACCTGCTGCAG ACACAGCCAGTCTACTTGGCCAGGCTGATCTTCCAGATGCCCCAGAACAAGTCCACCAAATTCATGGAGTCAGTAATCTTCACGCTTTACAACTACGCATCCAACCCACGGGAGGCttatctgctgctccagctcttcAAAGTGGCGCTGCAGGAGGAGGTCAGGTGGGTGTCCATGGGTGTCCTGGTCTGGGGACAGGCCTGGGCAAAGGCTGAACCAAGGGCATCATCTTGGATGCAATTATCTCCTCTGGCTACTCCCTCCTGCTTGGAGAACACACATACTGGTCCATCCCCTCATCCCATCTGCCCTGTCTCTCTCCCCAGGTCCAAGGTGGACCATGTCCATGACATCCTGACAGGGAACGCCACGGTGATCCGGCTGGTGGTCAGCTTCTACCGCAACACGCGTGGGCAGAACGCCCTGCGGCAGATCCTGGGAGGCCCAGTGCAGGAGGTCCTGCAGGACAAGGCCCTTGGCATCCGTACCGACCCTGTGGACATCTACAAGGCGTGGATCAACCAGGCTGAGTCACAGAGTGGGCAGAGAAG CAAGCTCCCATATGAGGTCAGCCCTGAGCAGGCTCTTAGCCACCCTGAGGTCCAAAGGCGGCTGGATATTTCTATCCAAAACCTCCTGGCAATGACAGACAAGTTCGTCTCTGCCATCACCTCTTCCGTTGACAAGATCCC CTATGGCATGCGCTACATGGCCAAAATCCTGAGGACATCTTTGACTGAGAAATTCCCCAAGGCCCCGGCAGAGGAAATCGATAAG ATTGTGGGCAACCTGCTCTACTACCGCTTCATGAACCCGGCTGTGGTGGCCCCCGATGGCTTTGACATCGTGGACATCTCGGCTGGGGCGACCCTGCACCCCGAGCAGCGCCGCAGCCTGGGCTCCATCGCCAAAGTGCTGCAGCACGCAGCCGCCCGCAAGGCCTTCGACGGGGAGAACGCGCATCTCTGCGGGGTGAACCAGTACCTGGAGGACACCCACAACAAGTTCAG gaggttcatctctgctgcctgctgtgTCCCTGAACCAGAAGAGAGGTTTAATATGGATGAGTACTCAGAGATGGTGGCGGTGGCCAAACCAGTCATCTACATCACTGTGGGGGAGCTCATCAACACACACAAG CTCCTGCTCGAGCACCAGGACTCCATCGCACCGCATCACGGAGACCCCCTGCACGAGCTCCTGGAGGATCTTGATGAGATTCCTACAGTCCAGTCCCTGGTTG GGGAAAGTGTTGCCAGCCTGGCAGACAGTGGTGCTGAGCAGGTGCTCTCTCAGCTCAGCAGAACAGAGATCTCCCTTACCCTCACTGGCAAGCTGCTGCCAGCGGCCAGCAGTGAGGAGAGTGACACGAGGAGCTTGCTGCTGAG CACCAAGCAGATGCTGGTGGATGTGATCCAGTCCCAGTCAGGAGATTCCCTCCCAGAAATCCTGTGGACACAAGCCTTGGAGCACGAG GAAGCTGCCCACGACCGCCTTGTGCACAGGCGAGTGCTGCAGGATGCCCAGACCCCCACCCAGCTGAAGTGGCACCGCTCCCTGGCTGCCAACGGTCAACTCTCCATGGAGGAGAAGAAGCGCAAGATCATCCGTAACCTGCGGCACTtggagagcctggggctggTGGACTCTGCCCACCAGTACCAGGAGCTCATTGATGAGCTGGCCAAG GACATCCGGAACCAGCGGCGCCACCGGCAGCACCGCCGCGCGGAACTCCTGAAGCTGAGGCAGACCCTGCACAGCCTCGATGCCAAGACCTTATTTTATGAGGAGCAAATTGATTATTACAACCAGTACATCAAGACCTGCCTCGACAACCTGGCAGCCAGCAACAA GGTCAGCAGGAAGAGTAAGAAGCTGCCGTCGCTGCACTACACGGCGGCCCGGCTGTTGGAGAAGGGAGTGCTGCTGGAGATCCAGGACCTGCCACCCAGCCA GTTCAAGAATGTGATTTTTGACATCATCCCCTGTGAGGAATCGGGCAAGTTCCAGGTGAAAGCCAAATTCATGGGAATTGACATGGAGCACTTCCAGCTGCACTACCAG gacctgctgcagctgcagtaCGAGGGTGTAGCAGTCATGAAGATGTTTGGTAAGGCCAAGGTCAACGTTAACCTGCTCATTTTCCTCCTCAACAAGAAGTTCTTCAAGAAGTaa
- the IQGAP3 gene encoding ras GTPase-activating-like protein IQGAP3 isoform X3: MGASSTSSAKGSQTCSCVPLSAGSGPPPPGASSGCQLWPLFGKKGSWKLFLQPPEGPGWCHRHAGASPMWLWEAAVPKACLPFPDLSLGGHGGFQKPPQAEGSDGHPHHCPGERLTAAEMDEQRRQNVAYQYLCRLEEAKRWMEACLGEGLPPPTELEETLRNGVLLAKLGHCFAPAVVPLKKIYDCEQTRYKAAGLHFRHTDNINYWRDAMSHVGLPSIFHPETTDIYDKKNMPRVVYCIHALSLYLFKLGLAPQIQDLYGKVNFTEEEINNMKRELEKYGLQLPAFSKIGGILANELSVDEAAVHAAVLAINEAVDQGVVAQTMETLRNPSAMLQDLRGELAGAYQEVLHRAKLEKGSNARNRYLQVIPEGEDVYDWCLTQAEIQGNINKVNVHGALEEVDDALQRQDVPALHRVLQDPVLALRCLQRDNLQLYLEQLSMDREQKALDLGYLEMLDQKEVQAGILTANRRGEEERAMLLAVSRINAAIRRGMLAETLEALMDPAAQLPDVHPSAAPLYQHQLALLQRQHPQGELAQEELFVAVEMLSAVALVNQALDVGDPDGLWSSLVSPALGLSGVEDANAQRYFEDLQQLKGQPRGAGAEFLSWNDIQDSVNSTNSLVQDENDRVHAVRLVNEALLQADPEKTLAALLLLEAALPDIALPTAQRYHDVLSRARRQKAQAMGDDGAVLWWEEIQEGVCRANQDTVAARRMALGIAAINQAIKEGKTAQTLRVLRNPDVALCGVVSACAGAYQEQLAALVATKRPAGSEKLYWIRHRLPDGAEYYLSLKTFEGSWQCPRDSGLNTTHLSREEIQLVVTRVTAAHDRECLWASNTSFVVRLQARIRGFLVRREFAVRRHILREQQPAAVRIQACWRGYKQRRAYLERLCYLRANAEAAIKIQAGVRMWQARRKYQERLRYFRQNIKAVIKIQAFVRANKARGDYRMLVHTRRPPLSIVRRFIHLLEQSQHDFWEESEVLRLQEEVVKRIRASRQLESDLDLMDIKIGLLVKNRITLQEVVSHCKKLTKKNKEQLSEMMSIDKQKGLKSLSKEKRQKLEAYQHLFYLLQTQPVYLARLIFQMPQNKSTKFMESVIFTLYNYASNPREAYLLLQLFKVALQEEVRWVSMGVLVWGQAWAKAEPRASSWMQLSPLATPSCLENTHTGPSPHPICPVSLPRSKVDHVHDILTGNATVIRLVVSFYRNTRGQNALRQILGGPVQEVLQDKALGIRTDPVDIYKAWINQAESQSGQRSKLPYEVSPEQALSHPEVQRRLDISIQNLLAMTDKFVSAITSSVDKIPYGMRYMAKILRTSLTEKFPKAPAEEIDKIVGNLLYYRFMNPAVVAPDGFDIVDISAGATLHPEQRRSLGSIAKVLQHAAARKAFDGENAHLCGVNQYLEDTHNKFRRFISAACCVPEPEERFNMDEYSEMVAVAKPVIYITVGELINTHKLLLEHQDSIAPHHGDPLHELLEDLDEIPTVQSLVGESVASLADSGAEQVLSQLSRTEISLTLTGKLLPAASSEESDTRSLLLSTKQMLVDVIQSQSGDSLPEILWTQALEHEEAAHDRLVHRRVLQDAQTPTQLKWHRSLAANGQLSMEEKKRKIIRNLRHLESLGLVDSAHQYQELIDELAKDIRNQRRHRQHRRAELLKLRQTLHSLDAKTLFYEEQIDYYNQYIKTCLDNLAASNKVSRKSKKLPSLHYTAARLLEKGVLLEIQDLPPSQFKNVIFDIIPCEESGKFQVKAKFMGIDMEHFQLHYQDLLQLQYEGVAVMKMFGKAKVNVNLLIFLLNKKFFKK, encoded by the exons ATGGGTGCCTCCAGCACCAGCAGTGCCAAAGGATCCCAAACCTGCAGCTGTGTCCCCCTGAGTGCTGGCTCTGGGCCCCCGCCCCCTGGTGCCAGCTCTGGGTGCCAGCTGTGGCCGTTATTTGGGAAAAAGGGAAGTTGGAAACTTTTCCTCCAACCGCCTGAAGGGCCTGGCTGGTGTCACCGTCATGCTGGTGCCTCCCCCATGTGGCTgtgggaggctgctgtgccaAAAGCCTGCCTCCCTTTCCCAGATCTTAGTTTGGGTGGCCATGGGGGCTTCCAAAAGCCCCCCCAAGCAGAGGGCTCTGACGGGCACCCCCATCACTGCCCAGGTGAGCGCCTGACTGCGGCCGAGATGGACGAGCAGAGGAGACAGAACGTTGCCTACCAGTACCTCTGTCGCCTGGAGGAAGCCAAGCG CTGGATGGAGGCCTGCCTGGGTGAGGGGCTGCCTCCCCCCACTGAGCTGGAGGAGACCCTGCGCAACGGGGTCCTCCTGGCCAAGCTGGGCCACTGCTTCGCCCCGGCTGTGGTCCCGCTGAAGAAGATCTATGATTGTGAGCAGACTCGGTACAAG GCAGCTGGGCTTCACTTTCGGCACACGGATAACATCAACTACTGGCGTGATGCCATGAGCCATGTGGGCCTTCCCTCG ATCTTCCACCCAGAGACCACCGACATCTATGACAAGAAGAACATGCCCCGGGTGGTCTACTGCATCCACGCACTCAG CTTGTACCTCTTCAAGCTGGGGCTGGCTCCTCAGATCCAGGACCTGTATGGCAAAGTGAATTTCACAG aggAGGAGATCAACAACATGAAGCGTGAGCTGGAGAAGTATGGGCTGCAGTTGCCTGCCTTCAGCAAGATCGGTGGCATTTTGGCCAATGAGCTCTCAGTGGATGAAGCAGCAG TCCATGCCGCAGTGCTGGCGATCAACGAAGCTGTGGATCAGGGGGTGGTGGCCCAGACGATGGAGACCCTCCGCAACCCCAGTGCGATGCTGCAGGACCTGCGTGGGGAGCTGGCAGGTGCCTACCAGGAGGTGCTGCACCGGGCGAAGCTGGAGAAGGGCAGCAATGCCAGGAACAGG TATCTGCAGGTGATCCCTGAGGGAGAGGATGTCTATGACTGGTGTCTGACCCAGGCTGAAATCCAAGGGAACATCAACAAAGTGAACG TGCACGGGGCTCTGGAGGAGGTGGACGAtgccctgcagagacaggatGTGCCAGCACTGCACCGGGTGCTGCAGGACCCCGTCCTGGCCCTGCGCTGCCTCCAGCGCGACAACCTCCAGCTCTACTTGGAGCAGCTCAGCATGGACCGGGAGCAGAAGGCACTG GACCTGGGCTACCTGGAGATGCTGGACCAGAAGGAGGTGCAGGCAGGGATCCTCACAGCCAACAGGAGGGGCGAGGAGGAGCGAGCCA tgctgctggctgTCAGCCGGATCAACGCCGCCATCCGCCGAGGGATGCTGGCTGAAACCCTGGAAGCGCTGATGGACCCTGCGGCGCAGCTGCCCGATGTGCACCCCTCTGCTGCCCCCCTGTACCAGCACCAGCTGGCCCTGCTGCAGCGCCAGCACCCACAG GGTGAGCTGGCACAGGAGGAGCTGTTCGTGGCTGTGGAGATGCTCTCGGCTGTGGCGCTGGTCAACCAAGCCCTGGATGTCGGGGATCCCGACGggctctggagcagcctggtcagccctgccctgggcctcTCGGGAGTTGAGGATGCAAATGCACAACG GTACTTTGAGGACTTGCAGCAGCTGAAAGGCCAGCCTAGGGGAGCGGGAGCTGAATTCCTGAGCTGGAATGACATTCAGGACAGTGTGAACAGCACCAATTCATTGGTGCAGGATGAAAATGACA GAGTCCACGCGGTCAGGCTGGTCAACGAGGCGCTGCTGCAGGCAGACCCCGAGAAGACGCTGgcggcgctgctgctgctggaggctgcCCTACCCGACATCGCCCTCCCAACCGCCCAGCGCTACCACGACGTCCTGTCCCGGGCACGGAGGCAGAAAGCCCAG GCCATGGGGGATGACGGAGCTGTGCTTTGGTGGGAAGAGATCCAGGAAGGAGTCTGCCGGGCTAACCAGGACACAGTGGCAGCCAGAAGGA TGGCTCTGGGCATTGCTGCCATCAACCAGGCCATCAAGGAAGGGAAGACGGCGCAGACGCTGCGGGTGCTGCGCAACCCTGACGTGGCCCTGTGTGGTGTGGTGAGCGCCTGTGCCGGTGCCTACCAGGAGCAGCTGGCGGCTCTGGTGGCCACCAAGAGACCGGCAG GGAGTGAGAAGCTGTACTGGATCCGGCACAGGCTGCCAGACGGTGCCGAGTACTACCTGAGCCTGAAGACCTTTGAGGGCAGCTGGCAGTGCCCACGCGACAGCGGCCTCAACACCACACACCTGAGCCGGGAGGAGATCCAG TTGGTTGTCACCCGAGTGACGGCAGCGCACGACCGGGAGTGCCTGTGGGCATCCAACACCTCCTTCGTGGTGAGGCTGCAGGCTCGGATCCGGGGCTTCCTTGTTCGCCGGGAGTTCGCGGTACGACGGCACATCCTGCgggagcagcagccagctgCCGTCAGGATCCAG GCTTGTTGGAGGGGGTACAAGCAACGCAGAGCTTACCTGGAGAGGCTGTGTTACCTGCGAGCCAACGCAGAGGCTGCAATCAAG ATCCAGGCGGGTGTGAGGATGTGGCAGGCTCGGAGGAAGTACCAGGAGAGGCTGCGCTACTTCAGGCAGAAT ATTAAAGCTGTAATTAAAATCCAGGCTTTTGTGCGAGCGAACAAGGCCCGTGGGGATTACAGGATGCTGG TCCATACCAGGAGGCCACCACTGAGCATCGTCCGGCGCTTCATCCACttgctggagcagagccagcatGACTTCTGGGAGGAGTCAGAGGTGCTGcggctgcaggaggaggtggtgAAGAGGATCCGTGCCAGCCGGCAGCTGGAGAGTGACCTGGACCTCATGGACATCAAGATCGGGCTGCTGGTCAAGAACAGGATCACGCTGCag GAGGTGGTCTCCCACTGCAAGAAGCTGACAAAGAAGAACAAGGAGCAGCTCTCAGAGATGATGTCCATAGACAAGCAAAAGGGGCTCAAGTCACTCAGCAAGGAGAAGCGGCAGAAGCTGGAGGCCTACCAGCACCTCTTCTACCTGCTGCAG ACACAGCCAGTCTACTTGGCCAGGCTGATCTTCCAGATGCCCCAGAACAAGTCCACCAAATTCATGGAGTCAGTAATCTTCACGCTTTACAACTACGCATCCAACCCACGGGAGGCttatctgctgctccagctcttcAAAGTGGCGCTGCAGGAGGAGGTCAGGTGGGTGTCCATGGGTGTCCTGGTCTGGGGACAGGCCTGGGCAAAGGCTGAACCAAGGGCATCATCTTGGATGCAATTATCTCCTCTGGCTACTCCCTCCTGCTTGGAGAACACACATACTGGTCCATCCCCTCATCCCATCTGCCCTGTCTCTCTCCCCAGGTCCAAGGTGGACCATGTCCATGACATCCTGACAGGGAACGCCACGGTGATCCGGCTGGTGGTCAGCTTCTACCGCAACACGCGTGGGCAGAACGCCCTGCGGCAGATCCTGGGAGGCCCAGTGCAGGAGGTCCTGCAGGACAAGGCCCTTGGCATCCGTACCGACCCTGTGGACATCTACAAGGCGTGGATCAACCAGGCTGAGTCACAGAGTGGGCAGAGAAG CAAGCTCCCATATGAGGTCAGCCCTGAGCAGGCTCTTAGCCACCCTGAGGTCCAAAGGCGGCTGGATATTTCTATCCAAAACCTCCTGGCAATGACAGACAAGTTCGTCTCTGCCATCACCTCTTCCGTTGACAAGATCCC CTATGGCATGCGCTACATGGCCAAAATCCTGAGGACATCTTTGACTGAGAAATTCCCCAAGGCCCCGGCAGAGGAAATCGATAAG ATTGTGGGCAACCTGCTCTACTACCGCTTCATGAACCCGGCTGTGGTGGCCCCCGATGGCTTTGACATCGTGGACATCTCGGCTGGGGCGACCCTGCACCCCGAGCAGCGCCGCAGCCTGGGCTCCATCGCCAAAGTGCTGCAGCACGCAGCCGCCCGCAAGGCCTTCGACGGGGAGAACGCGCATCTCTGCGGGGTGAACCAGTACCTGGAGGACACCCACAACAAGTTCAG gaggttcatctctgctgcctgctgtgTCCCTGAACCAGAAGAGAGGTTTAATATGGATGAGTACTCAGAGATGGTGGCGGTGGCCAAACCAGTCATCTACATCACTGTGGGGGAGCTCATCAACACACACAAG CTCCTGCTCGAGCACCAGGACTCCATCGCACCGCATCACGGAGACCCCCTGCACGAGCTCCTGGAGGATCTTGATGAGATTCCTACAGTCCAGTCCCTGGTTG GGGAAAGTGTTGCCAGCCTGGCAGACAGTGGTGCTGAGCAGGTGCTCTCTCAGCTCAGCAGAACAGAGATCTCCCTTACCCTCACTGGCAAGCTGCTGCCAGCGGCCAGCAGTGAGGAGAGTGACACGAGGAGCTTGCTGCTGAG CACCAAGCAGATGCTGGTGGATGTGATCCAGTCCCAGTCAGGAGATTCCCTCCCAGAAATCCTGTGGACACAAGCCTTGGAGCACGAG GAAGCTGCCCACGACCGCCTTGTGCACAGGCGAGTGCTGCAGGATGCCCAGACCCCCACCCAGCTGAAGTGGCACCGCTCCCTGGCTGCCAACGGTCAACTCTCCATGGAGGAGAAGAAGCGCAAGATCATCCGTAACCTGCGGCACTtggagagcctggggctggTGGACTCTGCCCACCAGTACCAGGAGCTCATTGATGAGCTGGCCAAG GACATCCGGAACCAGCGGCGCCACCGGCAGCACCGCCGCGCGGAACTCCTGAAGCTGAGGCAGACCCTGCACAGCCTCGATGCCAAGACCTTATTTTATGAGGAGCAAATTGATTATTACAACCAGTACATCAAGACCTGCCTCGACAACCTGGCAGCCAGCAACAA GGTCAGCAGGAAGAGTAAGAAGCTGCCGTCGCTGCACTACACGGCGGCCCGGCTGTTGGAGAAGGGAGTGCTGCTGGAGATCCAGGACCTGCCACCCAGCCA GTTCAAGAATGTGATTTTTGACATCATCCCCTGTGAGGAATCGGGCAAGTTCCAGGTGAAAGCCAAATTCATGGGAATTGACATGGAGCACTTCCAGCTGCACTACCAG gacctgctgcagctgcagtaCGAGGGTGTAGCAGTCATGAAGATGTTTGGTAAGGCCAAGGTCAACGTTAACCTGCTCATTTTCCTCCTCAACAAGAAGTTCTTCAAGAAGTaa